A genomic segment from Spinacia oleracea cultivar Varoflay chromosome 3, BTI_SOV_V1, whole genome shotgun sequence encodes:
- the LOC110794953 gene encoding thioredoxin-like fold domain-containing protein MRL7L, chloroplastic isoform X1, producing MHYPELQAGSCPEYPSKKPVAVVEMNLQYAGRFQCSSLIVESSLKVSISGGHISSSQSKRTLVPLLRREGSFCLSSWNLLTLSLPHCDFRRWRCGIGRNTGKRKYGDEDGLMDEDERREWRKQIWDVIDKYPDVEEELDPEEKRKKMERLLAEYPLVVEEEDPDWPEDADGRGFGLDQFFNKISIKNVKKDDDDDDDYDSDKEIVWQDDDYIRPIKDITSAEWEETVFKDISPLIILVHNRYKRPKENEQCRDELERAVNIIWNCRLPSPRCVAIDAVVDCDLVSALKVTIFPELIFTKAGKIFYREKATRPADELSKMMAFFYYGAAKPPFFKDIENIDETIPSSTVS from the exons TGGCTGTAGTAGAGATGAATTTGCAATATGCTGGAAGATTTCAGTGCTCATCCTTGATAGTAGAATCTAGCTTGAAGGTGTCGATTTCTGGCGGTCATATATCTAGCTCACAATCAAAGAGAACCCTTGTGCCACTTTTGAGAAGGGAGGGGAGTTTTTGCCTTTCTTCATGGAACCTCCTGACACTTTCTTTACCG CATTGTGATTTCAGAAGATGGAGATGTGGAATTGGTAGAAACACAGGCAAAAGGAAGTATGGTGATGAGGATGGTCTCATGGATGAAGATGAGAGGCGCGAGTGGAGAAAACAGATTTGGGATGTGATTGACAAGTACCCCGATGTTGAAGAGGAGCTTGATCCCGAGGAGAAGAGGAAGAAAATGGAGAGGCTTTTAGCTGAGTACCCTCTTGTTGTGGAGGAAGAAGATCCTGATTGGCCTGAGGATGCTGATGGAAGGGGTTTTGGTTTGGATCAGTTCTTTAATAAGATCAGTATCAAGAATGTGAAGAaagatgacgatgatgatgatgattatgatAGTGATAAGGAGATAGTGTGGCAGGATGATGATTATATTCGTCCAATTAAAGATATTACCTCTGCAGAATGGGAGGAGACAGTGTTCAAGGATATCAGTCCTCTAATTATTTTAGTGCACAACCGCTATAAAAG ACCAAAAGAAAATGAACAATGTCGAGATGAGTTGGAGAGAGCTGTGAATATAATATGGAACTGCAGGTTACCATCGCCTAGG TGTGTTGCTATAGATGCAGTTGTTGATTGTGATTTGGTCTCTGCTTTAAAGGTCACCATTTTCCCAGAGCTCATCTTCACAAAAGCTGGGAAGATATTTTATCGCGAGAAAG CTACAAGGCCAGCAGATGAATTATCTAAGATGATGGCGTTCTTTTACTATGGTGCGGCAAAGCCACCCTTTTTCAAAGATATCGAGAACATTGACGAAACAATTCCATCCAGCACTGTGTCTTAG
- the LOC110794953 gene encoding thioredoxin-like fold domain-containing protein MRL7L, chloroplastic isoform X3 codes for MHYPELQAGSCPEYPSKKPEMNLQYAGRFQCSSLIVESSLKVSISGGHISSSQSKRTLVPLLRREGSFCLSSWNLLTLSLPHCDFRRWRCGIGRNTGKRKYGDEDGLMDEDERREWRKQIWDVIDKYPDVEEELDPEEKRKKMERLLAEYPLVVEEEDPDWPEDADGRGFGLDQFFNKISIKNVKKDDDDDDDYDSDKEIVWQDDDYIRPIKDITSAEWEETVFKDISPLIILVHNRYKRPKENEQCRDELERAVNIIWNCRLPSPRCVAIDAVVDCDLVSALKVTIFPELIFTKAGKIFYREKATRPADELSKMMAFFYYGAAKPPFFKDIENIDETIPSSTVS; via the exons AGATGAATTTGCAATATGCTGGAAGATTTCAGTGCTCATCCTTGATAGTAGAATCTAGCTTGAAGGTGTCGATTTCTGGCGGTCATATATCTAGCTCACAATCAAAGAGAACCCTTGTGCCACTTTTGAGAAGGGAGGGGAGTTTTTGCCTTTCTTCATGGAACCTCCTGACACTTTCTTTACCG CATTGTGATTTCAGAAGATGGAGATGTGGAATTGGTAGAAACACAGGCAAAAGGAAGTATGGTGATGAGGATGGTCTCATGGATGAAGATGAGAGGCGCGAGTGGAGAAAACAGATTTGGGATGTGATTGACAAGTACCCCGATGTTGAAGAGGAGCTTGATCCCGAGGAGAAGAGGAAGAAAATGGAGAGGCTTTTAGCTGAGTACCCTCTTGTTGTGGAGGAAGAAGATCCTGATTGGCCTGAGGATGCTGATGGAAGGGGTTTTGGTTTGGATCAGTTCTTTAATAAGATCAGTATCAAGAATGTGAAGAaagatgacgatgatgatgatgattatgatAGTGATAAGGAGATAGTGTGGCAGGATGATGATTATATTCGTCCAATTAAAGATATTACCTCTGCAGAATGGGAGGAGACAGTGTTCAAGGATATCAGTCCTCTAATTATTTTAGTGCACAACCGCTATAAAAG ACCAAAAGAAAATGAACAATGTCGAGATGAGTTGGAGAGAGCTGTGAATATAATATGGAACTGCAGGTTACCATCGCCTAGG TGTGTTGCTATAGATGCAGTTGTTGATTGTGATTTGGTCTCTGCTTTAAAGGTCACCATTTTCCCAGAGCTCATCTTCACAAAAGCTGGGAAGATATTTTATCGCGAGAAAG CTACAAGGCCAGCAGATGAATTATCTAAGATGATGGCGTTCTTTTACTATGGTGCGGCAAAGCCACCCTTTTTCAAAGATATCGAGAACATTGACGAAACAATTCCATCCAGCACTGTGTCTTAG
- the LOC110794953 gene encoding thioredoxin-like fold domain-containing protein MRL7L, chloroplastic isoform X2, whose amino-acid sequence MHYPELQAGSCPEYPSKKPVEMNLQYAGRFQCSSLIVESSLKVSISGGHISSSQSKRTLVPLLRREGSFCLSSWNLLTLSLPHCDFRRWRCGIGRNTGKRKYGDEDGLMDEDERREWRKQIWDVIDKYPDVEEELDPEEKRKKMERLLAEYPLVVEEEDPDWPEDADGRGFGLDQFFNKISIKNVKKDDDDDDDYDSDKEIVWQDDDYIRPIKDITSAEWEETVFKDISPLIILVHNRYKRPKENEQCRDELERAVNIIWNCRLPSPRCVAIDAVVDCDLVSALKVTIFPELIFTKAGKIFYREKATRPADELSKMMAFFYYGAAKPPFFKDIENIDETIPSSTVS is encoded by the exons TAGAGATGAATTTGCAATATGCTGGAAGATTTCAGTGCTCATCCTTGATAGTAGAATCTAGCTTGAAGGTGTCGATTTCTGGCGGTCATATATCTAGCTCACAATCAAAGAGAACCCTTGTGCCACTTTTGAGAAGGGAGGGGAGTTTTTGCCTTTCTTCATGGAACCTCCTGACACTTTCTTTACCG CATTGTGATTTCAGAAGATGGAGATGTGGAATTGGTAGAAACACAGGCAAAAGGAAGTATGGTGATGAGGATGGTCTCATGGATGAAGATGAGAGGCGCGAGTGGAGAAAACAGATTTGGGATGTGATTGACAAGTACCCCGATGTTGAAGAGGAGCTTGATCCCGAGGAGAAGAGGAAGAAAATGGAGAGGCTTTTAGCTGAGTACCCTCTTGTTGTGGAGGAAGAAGATCCTGATTGGCCTGAGGATGCTGATGGAAGGGGTTTTGGTTTGGATCAGTTCTTTAATAAGATCAGTATCAAGAATGTGAAGAaagatgacgatgatgatgatgattatgatAGTGATAAGGAGATAGTGTGGCAGGATGATGATTATATTCGTCCAATTAAAGATATTACCTCTGCAGAATGGGAGGAGACAGTGTTCAAGGATATCAGTCCTCTAATTATTTTAGTGCACAACCGCTATAAAAG ACCAAAAGAAAATGAACAATGTCGAGATGAGTTGGAGAGAGCTGTGAATATAATATGGAACTGCAGGTTACCATCGCCTAGG TGTGTTGCTATAGATGCAGTTGTTGATTGTGATTTGGTCTCTGCTTTAAAGGTCACCATTTTCCCAGAGCTCATCTTCACAAAAGCTGGGAAGATATTTTATCGCGAGAAAG CTACAAGGCCAGCAGATGAATTATCTAAGATGATGGCGTTCTTTTACTATGGTGCGGCAAAGCCACCCTTTTTCAAAGATATCGAGAACATTGACGAAACAATTCCATCCAGCACTGTGTCTTAG